A stretch of the Caldalkalibacillus salinus genome encodes the following:
- a CDS encoding DUF4830 domain-containing protein: MNKILFYGILLIFFLAGCSHTNKNELNEIVINENVFSEHSQFFSNYGWHIKTPYSEKTEIINYYPERIESLKLSGLDLEQYKGKEVKTTSYVLEEEQINGDKVYVTIYEIDGEIIGGTGALENWTPGGFSLNDKKRLIEDKVISE, translated from the coding sequence ATGAATAAAATACTGTTCTATGGTATATTGTTAATTTTCTTTCTAGCAGGATGTAGTCATACAAATAAAAATGAATTAAATGAAATTGTTATAAATGAAAATGTGTTTAGTGAACATAGCCAATTCTTTTCCAATTATGGTTGGCATATTAAGACACCTTATAGTGAAAAAACAGAGATAATAAATTATTATCCAGAACGTATAGAATCACTAAAATTATCTGGATTAGACCTTGAGCAATACAAGGGAAAAGAAGTAAAAACAACATCATATGTTTTAGAGGAAGAGCAAATAAACGGAGATAAAGTCTATGTGACGATTTATGAGATTGACGGTGAAATAATTGGTGGCACCGGTGCATTAGAAAATTGGACACCAGGAGGTTTTTCTTTAAATGATAAGAAACGGCTTATTGAAGATAAAGTTATAAGTGAGTAA
- a CDS encoding DMT family transporter — MSKPKTNDWMVNIMSDLQKGHLFNVLSVFMLAIGPLLSKFGLLQISPAKAALINVLTIIAACFLFGLFTKKYVTLYLEKNIILSAVFNAMGIIFLFLSIDLLSPVEIGFLGRFYTVFAVILAVIFLNEKLSKKETFFIIFAMLGTFLFVETGGNYTNHLIGSFFAILYTFFFALTNIFIKKSMSKQKSSNSIMFTNNCISLFFILSYSIIKGELFDGHYTFEGVGYLVLSTLFGGFLGTILLYEALRYLRFSIANVTRAFSPLLLAFISYPFFPIELTVKNTAGAFILIISILLLSMGDKNEKAKEKTIVKSKKQVNKIN, encoded by the coding sequence ATGAGCAAACCAAAAACCAATGATTGGATGGTGAACATAATGAGTGATTTACAAAAAGGGCATCTATTTAATGTCCTCTCGGTTTTCATGTTAGCGATTGGGCCTTTATTATCGAAGTTTGGACTGCTACAAATTTCTCCTGCTAAAGCAGCACTTATAAACGTTTTGACAATCATCGCAGCCTGTTTTTTATTTGGTCTCTTTACTAAGAAATATGTAACACTATATTTGGAAAAAAATATAATACTGTCAGCTGTTTTTAATGCTATGGGAATCATCTTTTTGTTTTTAAGCATTGATTTACTTTCACCGGTGGAGATTGGTTTCTTAGGAAGGTTCTATACGGTGTTTGCTGTGATTTTAGCCGTCATTTTTCTCAATGAAAAACTGTCTAAGAAAGAAACGTTTTTCATCATTTTTGCTATGCTTGGTACTTTTCTGTTTGTTGAGACAGGTGGTAATTACACCAATCATTTAATCGGGAGTTTTTTCGCTATATTATATACATTCTTCTTTGCACTAACAAATATTTTTATCAAAAAGTCGATGTCTAAGCAAAAGAGCTCTAACTCTATTATGTTTACCAATAATTGTATATCTTTATTTTTTATCTTGAGCTACTCCATCATCAAGGGGGAACTTTTTGATGGACATTATACATTCGAAGGAGTTGGATATTTAGTCCTATCAACACTTTTCGGAGGATTCCTTGGGACAATATTATTATACGAAGCGCTAAGGTATTTGCGATTTTCTATTGCTAATGTGACCAGAGCTTTTAGTCCCTTATTACTAGCGTTTATTTCTTACCCCTTTTTCCCAATTGAGTTAACTGTTAAAAATACAGCTGGTGCCTTCATATTGATTATCTCCATTCTTTTGCTATCTATGGGAGATAAGAATGAAAAAGCAAAAGAAAAAACCATTGTAAAGTCTAAAAAACAGGTTAATAAAATTAATTAA
- a CDS encoding GNAT family N-acetyltransferase, with the protein MAIYWDCRNGDWYLFVRRVWGNGYATEAALACKKYGFEQMNLSKLVSLPDINIVPSTKVAKRIGMKVEKIINKWGKGVYVYSVAK; encoded by the coding sequence GTGGCTATTTATTGGGACTGTAGAAATGGAGATTGGTATTTGTTTGTCAGACGTGTTTGGGGTAATGGTTATGCTACCGAAGCTGCACTTGCATGTAAGAAATATGGGTTTGAGCAAATGAATCTATCTAAACTTGTTTCTTTGCCTGATATCAACATTGTCCCTTCTACTAAGGTTGCTAAACGAATCGGTATGAAGGTAGAAAAGATAATTAATAAATGGGGAAAAGGGGTATATGTTTATTCTGTGGCAAAATAA